The genome window ACACTTTAAACACATAGATGGATCTATCGAAAAAGTACCCTTTTTTGGACTGAAAACTAACCAATTAAAAGACGTTTTTGCGCCATCCTGTATGACTTGTTTTGACTACGTCAATTCTTTGGCTGATTTAGTGGTAGGCTATATGGGTGCTCCTTTTGGGTGGCAATGGTTGGTAGTGCGTAATGATCTAGGTCAAGAAATGCTAGATGTAGTCTGGTCACAATTAGATACTCAACCTGTTTCTTCTCAAGGTAATAGACATCAAGCTGTACAACAGAGTATCCCCGCTTATGATCAGGGTGTAACTCTGCCGATGTGGGCGGCTAAATTAATGGGGGTAGTTATCGAGAAAATAGGACCTAAAGGTTTAGAATACGCTCGTTTCTCCATTGATTCTCATTTTACCCGTAATTATCTCTATGTTAAGCGCAATTACCCCGAAAAATTAGCCCAACACGTCCCGGAATACGCCCAAAAAATCGTTAACCAGTATAAGTTACCCGAATAAGTAAGGTAGAGTTAGGTGGAACGGTGGAACGGTGGAACGGTATTCCGAATTCCGAATTCTCCCACACTTCCCACACTCTCCATACTCTTCCCTCTTACTATATACACAACCTTTGATAGATTTCGTCGAGGTTGCGTAGATGCTGTTGGGGGTTAAAACATTCTGCTATTTCTTCAACTGTGAGTAAGTCCTTTACTTGGGGTGTTTGACTGATTAAACTACGAAAATCACCCCCAGTTTGATTCCAGGCTAGATGTGCAGCACTTTGCACGATTCGATAAGCTTCTTCTCTCTGTAACCCTTTTTTGACTAAAGCTAGTAAAACACTCTGACTAAAGATAACGCCACCATAAACGTTCATATTGCGTTTCATGTTGTCAGGATATACTTGCAGATGTTTGATTAAATCGGTGATTTCTTTAACCATAAAATGACTAAGAATGCAGCTATCGGGGAAAACGACCCTTTCTACTGAACTATGAGATATATCTCTCTCGTGCCACAGGGCGATGTTTTCTACCGCTGCTACCGCGTGACCTCTGATAATTCTCGCTATACCTGTAAGACGTTCAGAACGAATAGGGTTACGCTTATGGGGCATCGCTGACGATCCTTTTTGTTTGGGTGAGAAGTATTCTTCTACTTCTAATACGTCTGTACGCTGTAGGTTACGTATCTCTACCGCGAATCTCTCAATCGAAGCGGTAAGTAGGGCTAATTCCTGGATATATTCAGCGTGGCGATCGCGGGAAATTACCTGAGTGGAAGCGGTATCGGCTACTAAACCGAGTTTCTGACAGGCGATCGCTTCTACTTGAGGATCTATATTAGCGTATGTTCCTACTGCTCCTGAAATTTTACCTACGGCTATTTCTTGACGAATCCTGACTAGGCGATCGCGATGACGCAATACTTCTGCTAACCATCCCGCTAATTTAAACCCAAAGGTAATGGGTTCGGCGTGAATTCCGTGTGAACGCCCTACCATAACCGTATAGCGATGTTGTTGGGCTTGATAACGAATAGCTTGACTTAATTCTTCTACCGCTTCTAGGATTAAACTTATACTGGCTACCAATTGTAAGGCTAATGCAGTATCTAGCACATCGGAACTAGTTAATCCTAAGTGAATATATCTTCCCGCGTCACCGACATACTCATTGACGTTAGTTAAAAAAGCGATCACGTCGTGGCGTACTTCCGTTTCTATTTCTAGTACACGTAGTGGGTCAAACTTAGCTTTGGCTTTGATTTCTACCACCGCATCAGAAGGAATATAGCCTAATTCTGCTTGGGCTTCACATACAGCTATTTCTACATCTAGCCAAGTTTGTAGTTTATATTTATCACTCCAAATTTCGCCCATTTCGGGCAAGGTATAGCGTTCAATCACGGACTGTCTTCTTATTTACTGCTATATGATTTTAGCAGAACAGACACAATTTAGCGGGAGCAAGCTATAAGTCGTTTAGAAATTCCTTCAAAACTATAACCAAATAAATCGATGTCTGTTTTGTATAATTCACCAACTATTTTTTTAGTTCTATCTGTGTAATAATCTTTATAATCTTTACCTTTTTTGCTGGGGTTTAAATAGGGTAATTCTAATTCTGGTCTATTTAGTTTTATGACTATTTTGTCAAAATCCTCTTGTAGAGTTTCAAAGTATCCTAGATAATCTACAAGTAGATTTAATTTATAATCACAAATAAATTCATATTGCGGTCTGAAATGACCTAGAGTAAACAAATATTCTCTCATCTGAGGATTTTCTAAATCTATCACAAAACTCTCAAAATCCTGATAATTAGTTAAAAACTTTGTTGCTTTAGAAGGTTGACTAGCATTTACATGATCGCTTCTGAGGAAGTAAGTATAATTAGAGACTAATCTATCCCAAGGATTCCTCACAAAAGTGAACTTAAAATATTGTTTAAATAATTCTGGTTCAAAAACTCGATAATAAAAACAATCGGTATGAGAAACAGAAGGATCTCTATTTTCAAATATAGTTCTCCCAAAGCTTGTTCCGGCTGTTTTAGGGATATGGACAAATATACATTGATACTTGTGATTATATTCTCTATAGGGATTACCTACTTTTTTGATCTTTTCTAAATAAAACTTAGCTAAAGGTGGGGGGAGAATTTGCTTAAAACTCGCTAACCAATGTTGATCACTCATATTCTGACTAATTGACAGTAACAATTTTTAACATTTTAAGATAACATGATTTAGCCGAGATTGGTAATAATTTCTTGTAAAGCTTGTTTTAACCGAGGATACTGATACTCAAAAGCGATCGCTATAGTTTGTTTAGGTAAAACTTCTTGACCTTCTAAGACTACTTTAGCACCTTCTCCGAGCAGTAATTCCAGAGCAATTCCAGGAACTGGTAACCAAGAAGGACGTCCGAGGGTTTCTCCTAGGGTTTGACAAAATTCGCTCATTCTGACAGGATTGGGACTAGTTGCGTTATATACTCCCCGATATTGCTCATTATTTAGCGCAGTAATAATCAAATTAACCAAATCATCTATATGTATCCAGGAGAACCACTGACGACCTGTTCCAATTGGACCACCTGCAAATAATTTAAAGGGGTTAATCATCTTAGCTAACGCACCACCATTACCTAAGACTATCCCAATTCTAAGAATAACTAAACGTACTCCGAAATCTTCTACTTTTTTAGCTTCCCTTTCCCAAGTTTGACAAACCTCAGCGAGAAAATCTCCACCAGGGGGACTTGTTTCCTCATAGGTTGCGGTTTCACTCGTTCCATAATAACCGATCGCTGAAGCGTTAATCAAGACTTGGGGTTTAGGGTTAGCTTCTCCTATCAGTTTAACTAAATTACTAGTGACTAGTTTACGAGAGTTGAGAATTTCCTGTTTATATTCTGGTGTCCAACGTTCCGCTATAGGTTGTCCTGCTAAATTAACCACAGCTTGACATTGGGATAATTCTGTACCTGTGTAGCTTTGGGGTGAATAAGAGACTATGGTTACTCGGGGAAAAGTACTGTTAGGGAATATCTCCCTACCGCGTTGGGGATTGCGAGTTAAAACAATTATCTCGTTGCCTTGATTTTGTAGTTTTTCGACTAAACGAGTACCTACAAATCCTGTTGCTCCAGTTATTGCTACTTTCATAGTACAGATTGACTAGTTTAGTTATTCTTTACTACTATAGCCCATTCCGTTAGCTTGAGCGTAGCGTTCCATAAACCTCATAAATCTATCCCAATGTTCATCATCAAGAATCTCAAAACCACACTCAACCTTTTTTAAATCTTCTCCTTCATCTCCACCATAGATAAATTTTAAAGAGGAGGGAGTAACGCTGATTTCTCCTTCTGAGTCGATTAAGCGTAAATTTCCTTGATATTGTTGAGTAAAACTATTGAATCTTTCTAATGCTTTCAGAGAAGTAAAGGTCATTAAAACGTTGCGGTTACCATTAGATTTATTGCGTCTGAGACTGACATTACTTAATTCTTCGGAAAGTCCAACAAAAAACTCGATTGAAGGGGCAGTCATGATAATTATTTCCTAATTTTCGGGTATAATAACTATTTAAGCAGAGTTTCTAGCTATTATTCATGACGACTACTCCGACAATCACGCGCGAAAAAGCTCAAGAAGTTATTCGTCAAACCTATCCCAATTATAAAGTTATCGTCCTCAACGATGATTTCAATACTTTTGAGCACGTGGCAGAATGTTTACTAAAGTACATACCTGGTATGACTAGCGATCGCGCTTGGACATTAACAGAACAAGTACATTATGAAGGACAGGCGATCGTCTGGGTAGGACCTCTAGAACAAGCAGAACTATATCACCAACAATTAAGTAGAGAGAATCTAACTATGGCGCCTTTGGAGAGAGCATAATGAGTAAACCCCCTAAATCAGGTCGTCTAGTCTGGAATCACTCTACCCATATTCCTGGTTTGATTCCTATCTTAACATCCCTCACTACTTATGCAGGTATCGAAACCATTACACCAGGAGTGATTAGTCGCGCTAAAGGACAATCACCCCATTTACAATTGAGAGTGTCTGTACCTATTCGTGGTGGTTATAAAATTATCGCCCGACAAGGTAAAACCGTCCAAGAAGTCTTTATAATTACTACTTTAAGTCGTGAAGAAATAGAAGGGGCGATCGCCACTACTCTGAATAAATAACTTATGGTTAGTACAACTCCCACTACCCCAACTTGGTTAATTATCGTTAAATTACTGCGCTGGGATAAACCCGCAGGTCGTCTGATTCTCATGATTCCCGCTTTGTGGGCGCTTTTTCTCGCCGCTAGGGGAATACCTCCTCTTCCCCTTTTGGGTGTGATTATCCTGGGAACTTTGGCTACTAGCGCTGCAGGTTGTGTTATTAATGATCTCTGGGATCGTAATATCGATACAGAAGTAGAAAGAACTAAAACTCGTCCTCTAGCTTCTAGAAGTCTTTCTGTAACTACAGGTCTAATAATTTTTCTCGTTTCTCTAGGTTGCGCTGCGGTATTAGCTTTTTATCTCAATACCTTGACTCTATTTTTGGCGATCGCCGCTGTACCCGTAATTGTACTTTATCCTTTAGCGAAAAGATTCTTTCCTATTCCCCAATTAGTCTTATCTCTAGCTTGGGGTTTTGCTGTTTTAATTAGTTGGACTGCGGTTACTCCTCATCTCTGTACCTCTACTTGGTTACTTTGGGGTGCAACTGTAGCTTGGACTTTAGGATTTGATACAGTTTACGCACTTGCAGATCGTGAAGATGATCAACGTATTGGGATTAATTCTAGCGCACGTTTTTTTGGTAAATACACACCTGAAGCGATAGGGATATTTTTCCTAATCACTACAGGGTTATTAACTACTCTAGGTCTAGAAATGAGTTTAGGTTGGAGTTACTGGTTAACCTTAGTCATTGGGGCGATCGCCTGGTTTTGGCAATATTGGCGTTTACGTCAAGCAGATATCCCTAAACCTACTTATGGCGCTATTTTTGGGGAGAATGTCTGGATTGGCTTTATCTTATTAGCAGGTATGATCATTGCTTTAGTCTAATTCTGTGGCAAAATTAAACAAGATATTACGATTATCTGCGACAACTTTAACTCTAAGATCTAAATATCTATTATCCACAAACTTAGTCGTAAAAACCCCAAAATTATAGCGAAAAGCGACTAAACCATAAGTAGCCAATTTCTCTAA of Gloeocapsa sp. DLM2.Bin57 contains these proteins:
- a CDS encoding 4-hydroxybenzoate octaprenyltransferase; this translates as MVSTTPTTPTWLIIVKLLRWDKPAGRLILMIPALWALFLAARGIPPLPLLGVIILGTLATSAAGCVINDLWDRNIDTEVERTKTRPLASRSLSVTTGLIIFLVSLGCAAVLAFYLNTLTLFLAIAAVPVIVLYPLAKRFFPIPQLVLSLAWGFAVLISWTAVTPHLCTSTWLLWGATVAWTLGFDTVYALADREDDQRIGINSSARFFGKYTPEAIGIFFLITTGLLTTLGLEMSLGWSYWLTLVIGAIAWFWQYWRLRQADIPKPTYGAIFGENVWIGFILLAGMIIALV
- the clpS gene encoding ATP-dependent Clp protease adapter ClpS, with protein sequence MTTTPTITREKAQEVIRQTYPNYKVIVLNDDFNTFEHVAECLLKYIPGMTSDRAWTLTEQVHYEGQAIVWVGPLEQAELYHQQLSRENLTMAPLERA
- the psb28 gene encoding photosystem II reaction center protein Psb28, which encodes MTAPSIEFFVGLSEELSNVSLRRNKSNGNRNVLMTFTSLKALERFNSFTQQYQGNLRLIDSEGEISVTPSSLKFIYGGDEGEDLKKVECGFEILDDEHWDRFMRFMERYAQANGMGYSSKE
- a CDS encoding metal-binding protein; this encodes MSKPPKSGRLVWNHSTHIPGLIPILTSLTTYAGIETITPGVISRAKGQSPHLQLRVSVPIRGGYKIIARQGKTVQEVFIITTLSREEIEGAIATTLNK
- a CDS encoding adenylosuccinate lyase codes for the protein MIERYTLPEMGEIWSDKYKLQTWLDVEIAVCEAQAELGYIPSDAVVEIKAKAKFDPLRVLEIETEVRHDVIAFLTNVNEYVGDAGRYIHLGLTSSDVLDTALALQLVASISLILEAVEELSQAIRYQAQQHRYTVMVGRSHGIHAEPITFGFKLAGWLAEVLRHRDRLVRIRQEIAVGKISGAVGTYANIDPQVEAIACQKLGLVADTASTQVISRDRHAEYIQELALLTASIERFAVEIRNLQRTDVLEVEEYFSPKQKGSSAMPHKRNPIRSERLTGIARIIRGHAVAAVENIALWHERDISHSSVERVVFPDSCILSHFMVKEITDLIKHLQVYPDNMKRNMNVYGGVIFSQSVLLALVKKGLQREEAYRIVQSAAHLAWNQTGGDFRSLISQTPQVKDLLTVEEIAECFNPQQHLRNLDEIYQRLCI
- a CDS encoding TIGR01777 family protein, encoding MKVAITGATGFVGTRLVEKLQNQGNEIIVLTRNPQRGREIFPNSTFPRVTIVSYSPQSYTGTELSQCQAVVNLAGQPIAERWTPEYKQEILNSRKLVTSNLVKLIGEANPKPQVLINASAIGYYGTSETATYEETSPPGGDFLAEVCQTWEREAKKVEDFGVRLVILRIGIVLGNGGALAKMINPFKLFAGGPIGTGRQWFSWIHIDDLVNLIITALNNEQYRGVYNATSPNPVRMSEFCQTLGETLGRPSWLPVPGIALELLLGEGAKVVLEGQEVLPKQTIAIAFEYQYPRLKQALQEIITNLG